The Oncorhynchus tshawytscha isolate Ot180627B linkage group LG08, Otsh_v2.0, whole genome shotgun sequence genome window below encodes:
- the LOC112256513 gene encoding left-right determination factor 2-like — MEARVPANSEVTMAELRLYQNAHHKLHLAGRKSQKQGNNARVSVYWVEVLENGANRSSLVDSRLVPIYETGWKGFDVTQAVHYWSKGLREVPLRLELRVEGERPGSYAAEMAKSMRFTAQDPSDQSTGKPQLLFYTLNLEEYGSRGDCQSSKPNGICCREDHFINFRELTWTQYWVIEPAGYQSFRCAGGCKQPKRHYGYGERRCAATENAPLPIMYLVKKGDNTEIEVAEFPNMIVEKCRCTMDNVSV; from the exons ATGGAGGCCAGGGTCCCAGCCAACAGCGAGGTGACCATGGCGGAGCTCAGACTCTACCAGAACGCCCATCATAAACTGCACCTGGCCGGGAGAAAGAGTCAAAAGCAGGGCAACAACGCACGGGTCAGCGTCTACTGGGTGGAGGTTCTAGAGAACGGCGCCAACCGCTCCTCACTGGTAGACTCAAG GTTGGTGCCAATCTACGAGACCGGGTGGAAAGGTTTCGATGTGACGCAGGCCGTACACTACTGGTCGAAGGGACTTCGAGAGGTGCCGCTGCGCCTGGAGCTGCGGGtcgagggagagagaccgggaaGCTACGCAGCCGAGATGGCCAAGAGTATGCGCTTTACCGCGCAGGACCCCTCTGACCAGAGCACGGGAAAGCCTCAGCTTCTTTTTTACACCTTGAACCTGGAGGAATATGG TTCCCGTGGTGACTGCCAGTCCAGCAAGCCGAACGGCATATGCTGCAGAGAAGACCACTTCATCAACTTCCGGGAGCTAACTTGGACTCAATACTGGGTCATCGAACCTGCGGGCTACCAGTCCTTCCGATGCGCAGGAGGATGCAAGCAGCCAAAGCGTCATTATGGCTACGGAGAACGGCGGTGCGCGGCTACGGAGAACGCGCCGCTCCCTATAATGTACCTGGTGAAAAAAGGAGACAACACTGAGATTGAAGTGGCCGAGTTTCCCAACATGATAGTGGAGAAGTGCAGATGTACAATGGACAATGTATCGGTTTGA